In the genome of Nonomuraea sp. NBC_00507, the window AACTGGACGAGGTGTCAGCCGCGCAGGTGATCCTCGTGGTCGGGGGCGCCGGAGTCGGCAAGACCACGCTCGCCGTCCACTGGGCGCATCACGTGGCGGAGCGCTTCCCCGACGGGCAGCTCTTCCTCGACCTGCGGGGGTTCGACCAGGCGCCGCCGATGAGCACAGCCGAGGCGCTGCCGCGCCTGATCCAGGCGCTCGGCTGGCCCACGGAGGACATCCCCGTGGAGCTGGAGGCCCAGATCGGCCTGTACCGGTCGATCCTGGCCGGACAGCGTGTTCTCGTGGTGCTCGACAACGCCGCCGAGCCGGACCAGATCCGTTCGCTGATACCCCCCGACACCGGATCCCGGATCCTGGTCACCAGCCGGGATCGGCTGAGCGGCCTGGTGGCGCTGGAGTCCGCCGGGCGGGTCACGCTGGACGTGCTTGATCCGGACGAAGCCGTCGAACTGCTCGCCGACACCGTGGGACCGGACAAGGTCCGCAGGGAACCGCACGCCGCCGCGCGCCTGGCTGAACTCTGCGCGCGCCTGCCGCTGGCCCTGCGGGTCTCGGGCGCCAGGGTGGCGAGCAGCCCGCACAAGACGCTCGCACAGTACATGGCCGAGTTCGGCGATCATGACCTTCTTTCCCACCTGGAGGTCGCGGGCGATCGGCGCACGGCGGTGCGCGGCGCGGTCGGACGATCCCACGAGGCGCTGGCCCCGGCGGGACGGCGGCTGTTCCGGCTGATCGGGCTGGTGCCGAACACCGGCATCACCGTCGCGGGCGCGGTGGCGCTGGCAGGCTACTCCCCGACGGACACGGCCACGCTCCTGGACGACTTGGCGCGGGTCCATCTGATGAACGCGGGACCGGACCGCTATACCTGTCACGACCTGCTGGTCACGTACGCCGCGGAGCGGGCCGAGGCGGAGGACCCGCCCGCCGAGCGCGAGACCGCCATCAACCGGTACTTGGACTTCTACCTGCGGACCATCGTCTCCGCGGGAGAGCACGTCGATGTACGCGTGGTCGGACCGGCGCCGGACGGACCGGTCACGGACGTGACCCCCCTCTCCTTCAGCAGCACGGCTGACGCGGAGAACTGGCTCGACCGGGAGTGGGACACCATCGCCGCGCTGATCGCCCACGCGGCCGAGCGCGGCCCCCACGCCTTGGCCTGGCGGCTGGCCGATGCCCTGAGAGATGTCCTGCCCTGGAAACGGCCCGTCACCGAGTGCCTGCGCATCGCCGAACTCGGGCTCAAGGCCGCCCGCATCGAGCAGGACAGCATGGGGCAGGGCGCGATGCTGATGTCCATCGGCTACATACGGTGGCGGATCGCCGACCTGGACGCCGCCATGGACGCCTACCGCCAGGCGCTGCCTTTCCTGCGCCGCGCGGGCTGGAGCGCGGGAGAATCGGCCGTGCTGCGAGCCAGCGGGGTCGCTCTCGCGCAGGCCGGGGCGCCCGAGCACGCCATCGGCCGGTTCCGGCGCGCCCTTGCCATCGACCGCGAGCTCGGCAACCGTGCGGGCGAGACGTCCAGCCTCGGCAACCTGGCGGCTCTGTATCTTGACCTCGGCCGCTTGCGGGATGCTGAAGAGCGCCACCGGCAGGCGCTCGCCGCGGCCATCGAGATCGGCAAGCGCCAGCTCGAGGCCGTCGTGCGCACCAACCTCGGAGTGGTTCAGCGGGAGATGGGCCGGCTCGAGGACGCCTTCGCCACGCTCAGCGGGTCATTGTCCGTCGGGCGCGAGATCGGATCCCCGTACGTGGAGGCCATGGCGCTGGAATCCCTCGGCGGCGTGCATCTGGAGGCCGGTCGCTACGACTCCGCGCTCCAAGCCCTGTCGGAGGCGATATCCGTGGCCAAGAGCGTCGAGAACCACGAAATCGAGGTGCGCGCGCTGATCGGACTGGCGCTGGTGAGCCTCCGGTGCAGGGATGCCGGAGACGCCGACGACCGCCTCGCCGCGGCTGCGGCCATCGCCGAACACAGCAGTCATCGGCCGAACCAGGTGGAGCTGCTGCTGGCGCGATCGGAGCTGGCCCGATTCCGAGGTCTTCACACCGAGGCGCTGAGCCTCGCCGACTGTGCCCGGCACCTGGCAGGCAATGGGTACGCCTTGGCGCTGGGCAAGGCACACGGCGCTCTCTCGGCCGCGTGCCTTGGTCTGGGCGAGCTGGTCTCCTGCGAGGAGCACTGTGAGGAGGCGCTGCGGATCTTCCGGCGCACCGGGCAGCGGCTCGCCCAGGCCAGAACGCTGATCACTCTGGGGCATGTGTTTCAGGGGACGGGGAGAGAGGGCGCGGCCCGGTCGGCTTGGCGACGCGCGCACGCCATCCTGACGAAAGCGGGCGCACCTGAACAGAGGGAGACGTTCGCCTTGCTATACCGGCCCTAGATCTGCCTGATGAACGGGACGTTCTGGTAACCGGCGCGGCGTGCGGCTCGTAGCGCCGTCCCAGGTGTCGGTCCCTGTGCGATGACCGCATCGTCGTCAACGGCCGCCCAGGTGCCGGCCGGCAGGTCGGTCGCGGATCGGACGGTGCGCAGGGCGCTCACCATCTGGTCGATTCGGCCGGACGTGTCGACCGCTGACGTCGGCACACCGAGCCATTGGTGGGTGCGGCGTTCCGCCCCGCGGATCCTGCGCCAGAGCAGATACTGAACAAGGATCGCCGGCCCCAGCACGGTGAGGAACGCCATGCCTGAGTGGAGCACGCCGGTGGCGAATCCGATCTGCACCACGATGATCAGGCCGATGCCGGTGGCCGCCCCGATCCATCCCGCGGGCTTGCCGTACGCCTTGGTCGCCACCATCGGCCACAGCGCCAGGATCAGACAGTCGCCGAGGCCCGCCGCGACCGGTATGGCTCCGCTCGTCACGGCGAGGAGCGGCGCGAACGGATAGCCCTCCACCTGAGCCAGGAACCGATCGGTCATGTCGCCAAGGCCGGTGGCGAACAGGTCGTACACCGCCAGCGCGGTGGCGAACGCCGCGACGTGCCCGGCTGTCATCCCGGTCTGCGTCCACAGACTTGTCACACCGATCACGGCGATCATGATGAGGACGGCATTGAGCACCAGCACCAAGGTGCCGTACCCGGCGATGGCGGCTCCGGCCGCGGTGGCGACGAGCAGGACGGCGGCGACCGTCGCCGGTCGTCCCCCCAGCAACGACGCGAGCGCGAGCTGGACGCTGGCGAGGAACATGACGCCGAATACCGCGGAGACGGCCTGTGCCGGCATGGCGAGATACGTGATGGGCATCACGACCACCAGACAGCTCATGATGAGCACGTCGGAGGTGGTGAAACGCCCTACCGGCGGTCGCGGCAGCCGGAACCGGTGCGCGTAGCCGAGGCCGAGCAGCACGATCAGAGCGATGAGGAGGTCGAGTAACGCGAAGTTCTGCAAGGTGAACATGGGGTCTCCGGGCCGGCGAGAGAGGTGATCGCCGCTATGAAGGCGACGTCTCGAAACTGTGCTCGTACAGGTCCGCGCGCACTCGGCACGGCTCGGGAAGATCCCGGGCTTCTTCGACGAGCACGATGTCGGCGACCTGCAGTGACCGAGCCGCCGCTCGCTCCTCGATCCGGCCGGCAAGACCGCCGCCGCGTGGTGCGACGACATGAAGATCGGGCTTGAGCGGATCGCCGGTCAGCGCGTACCGGGTGGGCAGCGGGACCTCCCTCACTCCCTGCAGCACCTCCAGGATGTCGCGGGCGGTCGGACCTCCGGTGAAGTGTTTGGCCCGCCCGACGATCGGTGAGGTGGCCGGGAGCTGAGCCAGCTCGCAGCCATAGGGTTCGTCCGGGAGCCGGCGGACGAGATCGCCCGTTCTGTACCGGACGAGCAGTGTCGTGTCTCGGTAGGGAACGTACGGCGTGGCCACGAGTTCGCCGATCTCACCCACCGGCGCCGGGGTGTCGGCGTTCCGGTCGAGGACCTCGAAGTGGGCCTGCTCGGATGCCAGATGAAGGTGCTGCTGCGTGCAGACCAGTCCCGTGGTCGGCACGAGCTCCGTCATTCCGTACACGTCGGAGACCGGCACGTCGAACACCTCGCGTACCCGCTCGCGCAGCGCGTCGGTCAGGATTTCCGCTCCGGTCAGGATCTGGCGCAGCCCGAAGTCTCTGGCCTGCCAGCCGTCCTGCTCGGCGCGCTGCACGAGCGCCCCCAGGTACGAGGGAACCGTGTACAGGTCGGTGATGTGCGGCGCCTTTCCTGGCAGGTGCAGCGGCGTGGCCAGCCGGTCCAGCGCGATGCCCGGGTCGACCAGTCCTTGCGCGACAAAACCGGCGCCGACGAGGCCCAGCGCCCGCTGCACCGAGATCAGGCCCACGGTCGCTCGCGAGCTGACACACGACATGCTGACGTGGTGTTCCCGCACGCCACCGACCATGAGGTAGGAGATCGCGGACAGTACCGCGGACAGCTCCAGCTCGTAGCGCGAAAACCAGACGACGGTCGGCGTCCCGGTGGTGCCGGTGGTCTGTGCCATCAGGACCGGTTCGCTCTGGTCGGACACGAACGCCGGACCGGCGCCGCGCAAGGCCGACTTGGGCGTGGACGCGACCTGGTCCAGTTGATCGAGACCGATGCGACTCGGATCGACCCCGTGCTCCTTGAACCAGAGCCGATAGTAGGCAGTGTGCTCGGCAGCCTGGCGGATCGCCTGGCGCAGGCGCCGGTCCGCCATCGACCGCCGGATCTCCGGGTCATCGACACCGCCGCCGGGCAGCAGCTCATTGGCGCCCTCACCCGGCTCGCCGAACTCGTCAAGCGTCTGACGGAGGTCGGTCACCATTTTCCGTAGTGCGTCAACGTCGAATCGGCCGCCGCGGAGCACGGTGGCGACATAGCGGAGCTGTCGAGCGGCTGTGGCAAGCATGGGGCCTCAATTCATCTGACGGCACAGACTGGCCGGTCGGCCGGTCCGTAGACCGGCCGACCGTGTTTCCATTAGCTGCAGGGCAGCTGGAACAGTGCAGTCGTCAGGGTGCTGAGTGCGTACCTGGCATAGCGCAGGCTCATTCTGACCACAGGTTCCTCCATTCGACACTCGCCCCGGCCTGTCCGCAGCGAGGCATATGGGTGGCGTGGTGAACAGGAGCCGTATTTGGGGGACAACGCGCGGCCATGGCATCAAAACGCTTGACATCCCCCAAACCGGCCGTCTCCCACACGATCAGCGGTTACCGGACTGATAGACGGCCTAGGTAGAGCCGGCTCTCCCGGTGCGATCGCCTCATGGCCAACGATTGCGTCGGACCCCATAAAGCCTCCATATGAGCACCACATGCGAGAGCCCCTTGGCGATCGCCGCCCTGGCCGGCGCCCTGGCTGCGCGTTCCGCGCCCAGGCGGCCGACGCTCGCATCCCGGCGCACGAGCCGACAGCGCTCGTTCAAGGTCAAGCGAACACGCAGGGCGCTGATCGGCCGGTGTCCGCGTTGTCCGGGTCGGGGGCGGTTACGGTGTCCCGCGTCGTGCCACCGCCTCGGGCGGGCGCGGCGGCGTCACCGGCCGGAGTGTGTGCGGCCAGGCCGATGACGCCGCCTGCGGTGACGACGACCGCGCCCAAGGCGAGGACCACTCCCGTCCCGCCCATGCGGACGCCGTCTCCCAGCAGCAGGATCCCGATCGCGCCGGCGACGACCGGGTTCGCGACACTGACCATGGCCAGCGGGGCCGCCAGGCCGCCACCTCGGTAGGAATGCTGGCTGAGCAGTTGTCCGGCCACGGCCAGGACGCCGATCGTGACCAGAGAAGGCAGCGAGGCGCCGGTGATGCCGGTGGGCAGGTCGATCATCACGGTCTTGGTCAGGACCGATGACACGGCGAACGCCGTACCTGCGGCCCCTGCGAGCAGGAGGCTTCTGGCCATGGGAGAGGTGGCGCGGCGTGCGGTGACGGCGAGGGCGACGATCGCGATCACGGCGATGGCGGACAGCCACTGCGCCGAGGCCGCGATGAGGGTGCCGGGGCCGCCAGTGGTCAGGGCGAGCAGTGCGGCCAGGCCGGTGACGGTCAGCCAGGAGTGCTGCCAGGCGGCGCGGGTGACGCTGCGGCCTCGTACGGCGGCCATCGGCAGGGCGAAGATGAGGGTGAGCGCACCGAGGGCTTGCACCACGCCGACGGCGCCGTACTGGAGCGCGATGACGTGAAGTCCGCCGCCGGCCGCGTTGAGCAGGAGCGGCAGCACCCAGCGGAGCTTCCCCTGTCGTACGCCGGCGAAGTGGTCCTGGGCGACGGCGGC includes:
- a CDS encoding AfsR/SARP family transcriptional regulator, which gives rise to MLLLFSNTSVSLERLIDCLWEEPPASAVSNIHSYVTRLRRTVVPHLVTHDHGYLLNLERTQLDLLVFEDLLSTARRHANAGDLAAANDAYRTALSLWRGRPAEDALLTSAVTPRVAVLEESALSARSDWADVRLRLGLHEELIGELRALAEANSLNERVWRQLILALHRSGRRAEALEIYGRVRTVLAGELGVEPGTELQRLHAAILGNDEALTLPERQTVRRLVPRQLPPAVGRLIGRRAELGQLDEVSAAQVILVVGGAGVGKTTLAVHWAHHVAERFPDGQLFLDLRGFDQAPPMSTAEALPRLIQALGWPTEDIPVELEAQIGLYRSILAGQRVLVVLDNAAEPDQIRSLIPPDTGSRILVTSRDRLSGLVALESAGRVTLDVLDPDEAVELLADTVGPDKVRREPHAAARLAELCARLPLALRVSGARVASSPHKTLAQYMAEFGDHDLLSHLEVAGDRRTAVRGAVGRSHEALAPAGRRLFRLIGLVPNTGITVAGAVALAGYSPTDTATLLDDLARVHLMNAGPDRYTCHDLLVTYAAERAEAEDPPAERETAINRYLDFYLRTIVSAGEHVDVRVVGPAPDGPVTDVTPLSFSSTADAENWLDREWDTIAALIAHAAERGPHALAWRLADALRDVLPWKRPVTECLRIAELGLKAARIEQDSMGQGAMLMSIGYIRWRIADLDAAMDAYRQALPFLRRAGWSAGESAVLRASGVALAQAGAPEHAIGRFRRALAIDRELGNRAGETSSLGNLAALYLDLGRLRDAEERHRQALAAAIEIGKRQLEAVVRTNLGVVQREMGRLEDAFATLSGSLSVGREIGSPYVEAMALESLGGVHLEAGRYDSALQALSEAISVAKSVENHEIEVRALIGLALVSLRCRDAGDADDRLAAAAAIAEHSSHRPNQVELLLARSELARFRGLHTEALSLADCARHLAGNGYALALGKAHGALSAACLGLGELVSCEEHCEEALRIFRRTGQRLAQARTLITLGHVFQGTGREGAARSAWRRAHAILTKAGAPEQRETFALLYRP
- a CDS encoding phenylacetate--CoA ligase family protein, yielding MLATAARQLRYVATVLRGGRFDVDALRKMVTDLRQTLDEFGEPGEGANELLPGGGVDDPEIRRSMADRRLRQAIRQAAEHTAYYRLWFKEHGVDPSRIGLDQLDQVASTPKSALRGAGPAFVSDQSEPVLMAQTTGTTGTPTVVWFSRYELELSAVLSAISYLMVGGVREHHVSMSCVSSRATVGLISVQRALGLVGAGFVAQGLVDPGIALDRLATPLHLPGKAPHITDLYTVPSYLGALVQRAEQDGWQARDFGLRQILTGAEILTDALRERVREVFDVPVSDVYGMTELVPTTGLVCTQQHLHLASEQAHFEVLDRNADTPAPVGEIGELVATPYVPYRDTTLLVRYRTGDLVRRLPDEPYGCELAQLPATSPIVGRAKHFTGGPTARDILEVLQGVREVPLPTRYALTGDPLKPDLHVVAPRGGGLAGRIEERAAARSLQVADIVLVEEARDLPEPCRVRADLYEHSFETSPS
- a CDS encoding DMT family transporter, translated to MTALSWAIALSVLSAICYAAAAVAQDHFAGVRQGKLRWVLPLLLNAAGGGLHVIALQYGAVGVVQALGALTLIFALPMAAVRGRSVTRAAWQHSWLTVTGLAALLALTTGGPGTLIAASAQWLSAIAVIAIVALAVTARRATSPMARSLLLAGAAGTAFAVSSVLTKTVMIDLPTGITGASLPSLVTIGVLAVAGQLLSQHSYRGGGLAAPLAMVSVANPVVAGAIGILLLGDGVRMGGTGVVLALGAVVVTAGGVIGLAAHTPAGDAAAPARGGGTTRDTVTAPDPDNADTGRSAPCVFA